In one Pseudomonas sp. SCA2728.1_7 genomic region, the following are encoded:
- a CDS encoding toluene tolerance protein yields the protein MQAIDHSTYEALRKGAHVLEADGSGDKVLRLADGRMLKLFRRKRLLSSALFYPYAQRFADNTRALEQRGILCPKVIAVYRIPSIERDCVYYSPLQGNTVRQLQSTGEEADSLRFQLGGYFALLHEKGVYFRSLHFGNVVLTPDSHLGLIDIADLRCQKRALSDSKRLRNFAHLLRYKEDRQWLLGDDAGDAFIEGYRQALPSNRQAPLISRLRPLLG from the coding sequence ATGCAAGCGATTGATCACAGCACTTACGAGGCACTGCGCAAAGGTGCACACGTATTGGAGGCCGACGGTTCCGGCGACAAGGTGCTCAGATTGGCCGATGGACGCATGCTCAAACTGTTCCGCCGCAAGCGGCTGCTCAGTTCGGCGCTGTTCTACCCCTATGCACAACGCTTTGCCGACAACACCCGGGCACTCGAACAACGCGGCATTCTCTGCCCGAAAGTGATCGCGGTGTATCGCATCCCGAGCATCGAACGTGACTGCGTGTATTACAGCCCGCTGCAAGGCAATACGGTGCGTCAGTTACAAAGCACTGGCGAAGAGGCTGACTCACTGCGATTCCAGCTGGGCGGGTACTTCGCACTGCTGCACGAAAAAGGTGTGTACTTTCGATCGCTGCACTTCGGCAATGTCGTGCTCACCCCGGACAGCCATTTGGGCCTGATCGATATCGCCGACCTGCGCTGCCAGAAGCGCGCGCTCAGCGACAGCAAACGCCTGCGCAACTTCGCGCACTTGCTGCGCTACAAGGAAGACCGCCAATGGCTGCTCGGCGATGACGCCGGCGACGCGTTTATCGAAGGTTACCGGCAGGCCTTGCCGAGCAATCGACAAGCGCCGCTGATCTCACGCCTGCGTCCGCTGCTCGGTTAA